The following proteins are encoded in a genomic region of Hippocampus zosterae strain Florida chromosome 2, ASM2543408v3, whole genome shotgun sequence:
- the slc17a9b gene encoding solute carrier family 17 member 9b isoform X1: MALIQKHGKNYGPDLLSHKENHPSDKTGVPGCHRKWAENNNWSRPVARVWTVVLLLGTCLLYCARVAMPICAVSMAEKFNWSKKESGMVLGSFFWGYCFTQVFGGYVSDRVGGEKVLLLSAAAWGSMTAFTPILAHFCSQPIFSMTLARFLMGLLQGVHYPSLASLCSQKVLESERGFLMSTVGSGSYLGTLVIGGAGSLMLDLYGWESVFYVSGLLAVMWAYCMWKYLLRGEGPIITLESLGNGVPQSKLTKRHWLWLFKQPAVCAVIITHLCTSSTFFTLLSWLPTFFKDTFPDAKGWVFNVIPWLVAIPSSLFSGYLSDHLISQGFDTASVRKLMQFFSMGVSSVFTLLLCGNTTFSWAVMFVSATMGLTTFSHSGVSVNVQDLAPSCAGALFGVMNTCGAFSGVLMVYFSGYLIETTGSWASMFGLITVVNLLGLCIFLAFAEARRVDVDPSKIRHHHIHI, encoded by the exons ATGGCACTGATTCAAAAACATGGCAAGAACTATGGTCCAGATTTGCTCAGTCACAAAGAGAACCATCCGTCCGACAAGACTGGAGTCCCTGGATGCCATAGGAAGTGGGCCGAAAACAACAATTGGTCAAG GCCGGTGGCAAGGGTGTGGACAGTGGTGCTCCTGCTTGGTACGTGCCTCCTCTACTGTGCCCGGGTGGCGATGCCCATCTGTGCGGTCAGCATGGCGGAGAAGTTCAACTGGAGCAAGAAGGAGTCTGGCATGGTTCTGGGCAGCTTCTTCTGGGGTTACTGCTTCACACAAGTGTTTGGCGGTTACGTCAGTGACCG GGTGGGAGGAGAAAAAGTACTCCTGCTCTCTGCTGCTGCCTGGGGCTCCATGACAGCCTTCACTCCCATCCTGGCTCATTTTTGCTCCCAGCCAATCTTCTCAATGACGCTGGCCCGCTTCCTGATGGGCCTTTTACAAG GTGTTCATTACCCTTCTTTGGCAAGCCTGTGCTCTCAGAAGGTGCTGGAGAGTGAGCGAGGCTTCCTCATGAGCACCGTGGGCAGCGGCTCCTACCTGGG CACCCTTGTGATCGGAGGGGCTGGTTCCCTTATGCTGGACCTGTACGGTTGGGAGAGCGTCTTCTATGTGTCGGGTCTGCTGGCAGTAATGTGGGCCTACTGCATGTGGAAATACTTACTCAGAGGAGAAG GGCCAATCATCACTCTGGAGTCCTTGGGAAATGGTGTTCCACAGTCCAAATTGACCAAAAGGCATTGGTTATGGCTCTTCAAACAACCGGCAGTCTG CGCCGTGATCATTACTCACCTTTGCACATCAAGCACATTCTTCACTTTGTTGTCATGGCTGCCAACCTTCTTTAAAGACACATTCCCCGATGCTAAG GGTTGGGTGTTCAATGTCATTCCTTGGCTGGTGGCAATCCCCTCTTCACTCTTTAGTGGCTACCTGTCTGACCACCTCATAAGTCAAG GATTTGACACGGCCTCGGTGAGGAAGTTGATGCAG TTTTTTTCGATGGGGGTTTCTAGTGTGTTTACCCTGCTTCTGTGCGGAAACACCACATTCTCCTGGGCTGTAATGTTTGTGTCGGCCACAATGGGACTCACCACCTTCAGTCACAG TGGTGTATCGGTAAACGTTCAAGATCTCGCTCCATCTTGTGCAGGGGCCTTGTTTG GTGTTATGAACACATGCGGCGCGTTCTCAG GAGTCCTGATGGTGTATTTCTCGGGCTATCTCATCGAGACCACGGGATCATGGGCGTCCATGTTCGGGCTCATCACTGTCGTCAATCTGCTCGGCCTGTGCATCTTTTTGGCCTTCGCCGAGGCCCGCCGCGTCGATGTGGACCCCAGCAAGATACGCCATCACCATATCCATATTTGA
- the slc17a9b gene encoding solute carrier family 17 member 9b isoform X2, which produces MALIQKHGKNYGPDLLSHKENHPSDKTGVPGCHRKWAENNNWSRPVARVWTVVLLLGTCLLYCARVAMPICAVSMAEKFNWSKKESGMVLGSFFWGYCFTQVFGGYVSDRVGGEKVLLLSAAAWGSMTAFTPILAHFCSQPIFSMTLARFLMGLLQGVHYPSLASLCSQKVLESERGFLMSTVGSGSYLGTLVIGGAGSLMLDLYGWESVFYVSGLLAVMWAYCMWKYLLRGEGPIITLESLGNGVPQSKLTKRHWLWLFKQPAVCAVIITHLCTSSTFFTLLSWLPTFFKDTFPDAKGWVFNVIPWLVAIPSSLFSGYLSDHLISQGFDTASVRKLMQFFSMGVSSVFTLLLCGNTTFSWAVMFVSATMGLTTFSHRQAGSHGYYRNLRTIEPA; this is translated from the exons ATGGCACTGATTCAAAAACATGGCAAGAACTATGGTCCAGATTTGCTCAGTCACAAAGAGAACCATCCGTCCGACAAGACTGGAGTCCCTGGATGCCATAGGAAGTGGGCCGAAAACAACAATTGGTCAAG GCCGGTGGCAAGGGTGTGGACAGTGGTGCTCCTGCTTGGTACGTGCCTCCTCTACTGTGCCCGGGTGGCGATGCCCATCTGTGCGGTCAGCATGGCGGAGAAGTTCAACTGGAGCAAGAAGGAGTCTGGCATGGTTCTGGGCAGCTTCTTCTGGGGTTACTGCTTCACACAAGTGTTTGGCGGTTACGTCAGTGACCG GGTGGGAGGAGAAAAAGTACTCCTGCTCTCTGCTGCTGCCTGGGGCTCCATGACAGCCTTCACTCCCATCCTGGCTCATTTTTGCTCCCAGCCAATCTTCTCAATGACGCTGGCCCGCTTCCTGATGGGCCTTTTACAAG GTGTTCATTACCCTTCTTTGGCAAGCCTGTGCTCTCAGAAGGTGCTGGAGAGTGAGCGAGGCTTCCTCATGAGCACCGTGGGCAGCGGCTCCTACCTGGG CACCCTTGTGATCGGAGGGGCTGGTTCCCTTATGCTGGACCTGTACGGTTGGGAGAGCGTCTTCTATGTGTCGGGTCTGCTGGCAGTAATGTGGGCCTACTGCATGTGGAAATACTTACTCAGAGGAGAAG GGCCAATCATCACTCTGGAGTCCTTGGGAAATGGTGTTCCACAGTCCAAATTGACCAAAAGGCATTGGTTATGGCTCTTCAAACAACCGGCAGTCTG CGCCGTGATCATTACTCACCTTTGCACATCAAGCACATTCTTCACTTTGTTGTCATGGCTGCCAACCTTCTTTAAAGACACATTCCCCGATGCTAAG GGTTGGGTGTTCAATGTCATTCCTTGGCTGGTGGCAATCCCCTCTTCACTCTTTAGTGGCTACCTGTCTGACCACCTCATAAGTCAAG GATTTGACACGGCCTCGGTGAGGAAGTTGATGCAG TTTTTTTCGATGGGGGTTTCTAGTGTGTTTACCCTGCTTCTGTGCGGAAACACCACATTCTCCTGGGCTGTAATGTTTGTGTCGGCCACAATGGGACTCACCACCTTCAGTCACAG GCAGGCAGGCAGCCATGGATATTACCGTAATTTACGGACTATAGAGCCCGCCTGA